Genomic DNA from Haloplanus sp. HW8-1:
CAGAATATGCAGTAGCCGCTTCTCCCGGCATTGCTGAAGAGTCAGAACTATGGTATTTAGCGTTCTTGTTTCGATGACGACGGCGACGCCTCTCCCGGATACGCCCGGAGAAGGGGGAGCAGGCGGCGAGCCCTAACTCGCCGCCTGCGTTAGATTATGCACGATACACTTCCGTGTCAGCTCCCGGAACTGGCCATGCCAGCTCCGGGAGCGGAGCTTCTCGCCGTCGTCTTCCTTCAACTGCGAGAAGCCCGTTTCACTCATCCAGCGCTGGTTGTAGTCATTAGCGTCCATTCGGGCGTTGTGAGCCTTCTGCAACGGTGTCTGTTCCCTGTGCTTGATCAACGGGCGCGTTGACTCGGAGCGACACTCTTCACGGAGTTCTCCCCACGAGTAGTTCGCGTCAGCAGACAACACACGCAGGTCTTCCGCGTTCCGGCGGAAGACCTGCATCCCAATATGCCCGTCCCACGCCTTCTGCGTCGTGAAATGAACGTCCTTGATCGCTAAGGAGTTCACATCGATCAAGATCGTCGTCTTCATCGACTGGAACGAGAAATCAGCGCGGTCGCGGTAGTGGTAGCTGGTTTGATCGCGCTGGAAGCCACTTGCATCAATTGCGGCTTCACCACTCCAGCCCGCCTGCTCCGCCGACGCGCGGAGCAGGCGGCGGAGTTCACGCATTCGGTACTCATCTTCCCACCGACAGAGCGAACTGTAGTGCGGAGCCTCGTCAAGATTGAACACGGCGAGAATACCAGGCATCTCGTTAAGGTAGTCTTCAGTTTTGCGGAGGCTCTTCTCCAGTTCGACACGGTACAGAATTAACGCGATCTGGACCCACTCAGCGTACCCGTCCGCGCCAT
This window encodes:
- a CDS encoding IS5 family transposase, with amino-acid sequence MASLRRLAWMCRNLAKQHVSDPDVPAAPDGADGYAEWVQIALILYRVELEKSLRKTEDYLNEMPGILAVFNLDEAPHYSSLCRWEDEYRMRELRRLLRASAEQAGWSGEAAIDASGFQRDQTSYHYRDRADFSFQSMKTTILIDVNSLAIKDVHFTTQKAWDGHIGMQVFRRNAEDLRVLSADANYSWGELREECRSESTRPLIKHREQTPLQKAHNARMDANDYNQRWMSETGFSQLKEDDGEKLRSRSWHGQFRELTRKCIVHNLTQAAS